A window of the Henckelia pumila isolate YLH828 chromosome 3, ASM3356847v2, whole genome shotgun sequence genome harbors these coding sequences:
- the LOC140892612 gene encoding thylakoid lumenal 16.5 kDa protein, chloroplastic, with translation MASTIVLSNANKFLPSLPSTSSNSPNSPPQKRQIVCKASSIDANSPVPWSRRGLSITVVAATTLLFGYKGRSEANAAILEADDDQKLMDKVKEDRKKRLQRQGAISSSDNETALLQDLVYKLSKVGQAIDKEDLTTASSVLGPGIDTSWVQKVNFALNQLSTTGEEIVEIDNININLASLIASVDKNDIPTAKESFVAVANAFKKWATLAGLVQQLKGL, from the exons aTGGCATCAACAATTGTCCTCTCAAATGCAAACAAATTCCTCCCATCTCTTCCATCCACATCTTCTAATTCACCAAACTCTCCTCCTCAAAAACGACAGATTGTGTGCAAGGCATCCTCCATTGATGCAAATTCGCCGGTACCATGGAGCAGGAGGGGGCTATCGATCACCGTCGTAGCTGCCACCACATTGCTCTTCGGCTACAAGGGCCGCTCCGAGGCCAATGCGGCGATTCTGGAGGCCGATGACGATCAAAAACTCATGGACAAGGTCAAAGAAGACAGGAAGAAGAGGCTCCAGCGACAGGGTGCCATCAGCTCATCGGACAACGAGACAG CCTTGCTCCAAGATCTTGTGTATAAGCTCAGCAAAGTAGGGCAAGCCATAGACAAGGAGGATCTTACTACAGCAAGCTCGGTTCTTGGTCCAGGAATAGACACGAGTTGGGTCCAGAAAGTCAATTTTGCGCTCAACCAG TTGAGCACCACTGGTGAAGAGATCGTAGAGATTGATAATATCAACATCAATTTGGCTTCCTTAATCGCCTCCG TTGACAAGAACGATATTCCGACCGCCAAAGAATCTTTCGTGGCCGTTGCGAATGCATTCAAGAAGTGGGCTACACTAGCCGGATTAGTTCAACAGCTGAAGGGGCTTTGA